In Sporosarcina sp. PTS2304, a genomic segment contains:
- the murC gene encoding UDP-N-acetylmuramate--L-alanine ligase has translation MTLFHFTGIKGSGMSSLAQLLHDSSYTVQGSDVEKYFFTEDPLHERNIKVLPFDEENIQPGMKIIAGNAFKDDHPELKKAQDLGLDVTRYHDFLGSYMKQFTSIGVTGTHGKTSTTGLLSHVLGGYAPTSYLIGDGTGKGVPDTEYFVFEACEYKRHFLAYHPDYAIMTNIDFDHPDYFTSLDDILDAFGQMANQVKKALIACGDDENLQRLQSQVPIVYYGLDPSNDFYAANIEKDREGCSFDVFIRNEFYHRFTIPLTGDHAIKNALGVIALCHYEDVPAAVINERFATFGGVKRRFSVCEYEGRVLVDDYAHHPTEIRATLDSARQKYPDREIVAIFQPHTFTRTAALLDQFAESLAEADYVYLCDIFGSAREQAGSLTITDLIDKVPNAHYLKIDDMSELASHENAVLIFMGAGDIQQYLKQFKLLITNEETA, from the coding sequence ATGACATTGTTTCACTTTACAGGCATAAAAGGATCGGGAATGAGTTCTCTTGCCCAGTTGCTACATGATTCTTCCTATACAGTGCAAGGTTCGGACGTGGAGAAGTACTTTTTTACTGAAGACCCTTTACATGAAAGAAATATAAAAGTTCTTCCGTTTGATGAAGAAAATATTCAGCCTGGTATGAAAATTATTGCGGGAAATGCCTTCAAAGATGATCATCCAGAATTAAAAAAAGCGCAGGATTTAGGTTTGGATGTTACACGTTATCATGATTTTCTAGGCTCCTACATGAAACAGTTTACATCTATTGGGGTAACGGGCACGCATGGGAAAACATCTACGACAGGATTATTATCTCACGTACTCGGCGGATATGCGCCAACATCCTATTTAATTGGAGATGGTACGGGAAAAGGAGTACCAGATACTGAGTATTTCGTATTTGAAGCGTGCGAATACAAACGCCACTTTTTAGCCTATCATCCAGATTATGCGATTATGACCAATATTGATTTTGACCATCCAGATTATTTTACAAGTTTGGATGATATATTGGATGCTTTCGGGCAAATGGCTAATCAAGTTAAAAAAGCATTAATTGCGTGTGGTGATGATGAAAACCTGCAACGTTTACAAAGCCAAGTCCCTATTGTATATTACGGATTGGATCCATCCAATGACTTCTACGCTGCGAATATTGAAAAAGATCGTGAAGGATGTTCGTTTGATGTATTTATTCGAAACGAATTTTATCATCGTTTTACTATACCATTGACAGGAGACCACGCAATAAAAAATGCGCTAGGCGTGATTGCACTCTGTCATTATGAAGATGTGCCCGCTGCAGTAATAAATGAACGCTTTGCTACGTTTGGAGGAGTGAAGAGACGCTTTTCGGTATGTGAATATGAAGGAAGAGTACTTGTAGATGATTATGCACATCATCCGACTGAAATCCGAGCTACCCTCGATTCTGCGCGCCAAAAGTATCCTGATCGGGAAATCGTAGCTATATTCCAACCGCACACGTTCACACGTACGGCAGCTCTTTTAGATCAATTTGCAGAAAGCCTTGCAGAAGCAGATTATGTGTATCTTTGTGATATATTTGGTTCAGCCCGCGAGCAAGCAGGAAGTTTAACTATTACAGATTTGATTGATAAAGTACCGAATGCCCATTACTTAAAGATCGATGATATGTCTGAATTAGCGAGCCATGAAAATGCAGTGCTCATATTTATGGGCGCGGGAGATATTCAACAATACTTAAAGCAATTTAAATTGCTAATCACTAATGAGGAAACAGCTTAA
- a CDS encoding DNA translocase FtsK: MSWLRDMKRRLTQLEEGNKLLHDLFDKTTIKNTEENKPKNFQFPIISDHEIYGWEPKQEKNEWHNEELVNERQDDHENEELQNIEDDYEIVPLSQNERWPGRYEKAATIYRADSIQESSLPVPSLSERRIRPQREVRAQREIQPKREFRPIQELQARREQFPREEVEVEEEPVKQRPKKMRRPFSPSHVPSPVYGYKKTSSVGSAIEDIQLKKEQAQSVDIESSKESRDEENHVIETTPLFASSTEKCESTNDTGRVYDVSPETFHSNEVLQESTIIEDTEELSQTEQVVFDHAVGVKLKEDFFEEVEEAFSTSEKKCQEVELPNVETIEESSSITLNPTENFTEEPSETEVVTVAETAYMTTEQLEQKKKEKIVPFNVMMLSSDKEKLAMKSKEQHKEEGSIKLAESKQAIIQEKPLVAEPNSVQMSIEEEVQEELEEEPPPHYGFPLMGYLAPPEEEVIDEEWLEMQSAKLEETLSHFAVHATVEHAMQGPAVTMFELTVEQGVKVSKIRNLTDDLKLALAARDIRIQAPIPGTSRIGIEIPNRQTRAVRISEVINSPAFKKSESPLEAVLGLSLTGEPQTIDLRKMPHGMIAGATGSGKSVCINSLLISLLYKASYHDLKLLLIDPKMVELAPYNGIPHLLSPVITDVKAATAALKWAVQEMERRYELFAHSSVRNIERYNEMVMNSRRFSLKMPYILVVIDELADLMMMAPADVEVSISRITQKARACGIHLIIATQRPSVDVITGTIKANIPTRIAFAVSSQVDSRTILDSVGADRLLGKGDMLYLGNGQSAPVRLQGTFVTDDEIERIIEHVRNEADPDYLFGQDDLLAAAVEEEETDPLFQQACSFIIEQGSASTSALQRQFSIGYNRAAKLIDRMEANQFISEQRGSRPRDVFLTEQTFESFMK; this comes from the coding sequence TTGAGCTGGTTACGAGATATGAAAAGACGCCTTACACAATTAGAAGAAGGCAATAAACTATTACATGACTTATTTGATAAAACTACTATTAAAAATACTGAAGAAAATAAACCTAAAAACTTTCAATTTCCTATAATTTCTGATCATGAGATTTATGGTTGGGAACCGAAGCAAGAAAAGAATGAATGGCATAATGAAGAGTTAGTAAATGAACGACAAGATGATCACGAAAACGAAGAATTACAAAATATTGAAGATGATTATGAAATAGTACCGTTGAGTCAAAATGAACGTTGGCCTGGCAGATATGAAAAAGCAGCGACTATTTATCGGGCAGACTCTATACAAGAGTCATCATTACCTGTTCCATCTTTATCAGAAAGACGTATTAGACCGCAGCGCGAAGTGAGAGCACAACGTGAAATACAGCCGAAACGTGAATTTAGACCGATTCAAGAATTACAAGCAAGACGAGAGCAATTTCCTCGTGAAGAAGTAGAAGTTGAAGAAGAACCCGTCAAACAACGACCAAAAAAAATGAGAAGGCCGTTTTCACCATCACATGTACCTTCTCCCGTGTACGGCTATAAAAAAACTTCTTCAGTCGGTTCGGCTATTGAAGACATTCAATTGAAGAAAGAGCAAGCACAATCTGTAGATATTGAGTCATCTAAAGAATCTCGCGATGAGGAAAATCACGTGATAGAAACGACTCCACTGTTTGCAAGTTCAACAGAAAAGTGTGAATCGACAAACGATACTGGACGTGTCTACGATGTTTCTCCAGAGACTTTTCATTCAAATGAAGTACTACAAGAGTCCACAATTATTGAAGATACGGAAGAACTTTCACAAACCGAACAAGTAGTATTTGATCATGCAGTTGGCGTTAAATTGAAAGAAGATTTCTTTGAAGAAGTGGAAGAAGCATTTTCAACGTCTGAAAAAAAATGTCAAGAAGTAGAGTTACCTAATGTTGAAACAATAGAAGAATCAAGTTCAATTACACTTAATCCTACGGAAAATTTTACAGAAGAACCGTCAGAGACAGAAGTCGTTACAGTTGCTGAAACTGCATATATGACAACTGAACAATTAGAACAAAAGAAAAAAGAAAAGATTGTCCCATTTAACGTTATGATGCTTTCATCGGATAAAGAAAAATTAGCTATGAAAAGTAAAGAACAACACAAAGAGGAAGGTTCAATAAAGCTAGCTGAGAGTAAACAGGCAATTATACAAGAAAAGCCGTTAGTGGCGGAACCGAATTCTGTACAAATGTCTATTGAAGAAGAGGTTCAAGAAGAGTTGGAAGAAGAACCGCCTCCACATTACGGCTTTCCTCTGATGGGCTATTTAGCACCTCCTGAAGAAGAAGTGATCGATGAAGAGTGGCTTGAAATGCAGTCTGCAAAATTGGAAGAAACGTTATCTCATTTTGCAGTACACGCGACAGTAGAACATGCTATGCAGGGACCGGCAGTTACAATGTTTGAACTGACAGTGGAGCAAGGAGTTAAAGTAAGTAAAATCCGCAATTTAACAGATGATCTAAAACTAGCTCTGGCAGCGAGAGATATTCGTATTCAAGCGCCTATTCCAGGGACTAGTAGGATTGGTATTGAAATTCCGAACCGCCAAACAAGAGCTGTACGAATTTCAGAAGTCATTAACAGCCCTGCATTTAAAAAATCAGAATCCCCTTTGGAAGCAGTGCTAGGTTTAAGTTTGACAGGTGAACCGCAAACGATAGATTTGCGTAAAATGCCTCATGGAATGATTGCAGGTGCTACAGGTTCAGGTAAATCGGTTTGTATCAATTCGCTTTTAATCAGTTTATTGTATAAAGCGTCTTATCATGATTTAAAACTATTATTAATTGATCCCAAAATGGTAGAACTAGCGCCTTATAATGGAATTCCCCATCTATTAAGTCCAGTCATTACAGACGTTAAGGCAGCGACAGCAGCATTGAAGTGGGCAGTTCAAGAAATGGAACGGCGATATGAGTTATTTGCTCATTCAAGCGTCCGTAATATTGAACGCTACAATGAAATGGTTATGAATTCACGCCGTTTCTCTTTAAAGATGCCTTACATTTTAGTAGTAATTGATGAATTGGCTGACTTAATGATGATGGCGCCTGCTGATGTAGAAGTTTCTATCAGCCGCATTACGCAAAAAGCAAGAGCATGTGGAATTCATTTAATTATCGCCACCCAGAGACCTTCAGTGGATGTCATTACAGGAACTATTAAAGCAAATATCCCGACGCGTATTGCGTTCGCAGTATCATCCCAAGTGGACTCTAGAACTATATTAGATTCCGTAGGTGCTGATCGCTTGCTTGGTAAAGGTGATATGTTGTATCTAGGGAACGGTCAGTCCGCTCCGGTTCGGCTGCAGGGGACATTTGTCACGGATGATGAAATTGAGCGTATAATAGAACATGTTCGCAACGAAGCGGATCCCGATTATCTATTTGGTCAGGACGATTTATTGGCTGCGGCTGTTGAAGAGGAAGAAACTGATCCGCTATTCCAACAAGCTTGTAGTTTTATCATCGAGCAGGGGAGTGCGTCGACTTCTGCGTTACAGCGACAGTTTAGTATCGGTTACAACCGTGCGGCTAAATTAATTGACCGAATGGAAGCGAACCAGTTTATTTCTGAACAGCGAGGAAGTAGACCGAGGGACGTCTTTTTAACTGAGCAAACTTTTGAAAGTTTTATGAAATAA
- the ytpR gene encoding YtpR family tRNA-binding protein produces MNLFYNAQGVGDVLLAQLTTERPKNIICERKNNVAVLSDEKTGSVVAFNLFEASSYFTIQAQGQVELTEELGEQIKNALKKNEVDVSLDLDFSPKFVVGLVTEKEKHPNADKLNICQVDVGEETLQIVCGAANVEAGQKVVVAKVGAVMPSGMVIRDAELRGVASSGMICSAKELGLKDAPEAKGILVLGEQHVAGEPFEG; encoded by the coding sequence ATGAACTTATTTTATAATGCTCAAGGTGTGGGTGACGTCTTACTTGCCCAATTAACTACAGAAAGACCCAAAAATATTATTTGCGAAAGAAAAAATAATGTAGCTGTTTTATCTGATGAAAAGACAGGAAGTGTTGTAGCTTTCAATCTTTTCGAGGCATCTAGTTATTTTACTATTCAAGCGCAAGGTCAAGTAGAGCTGACAGAAGAGCTTGGTGAACAAATAAAAAACGCACTTAAAAAAAATGAAGTGGACGTTTCATTAGATCTAGACTTCAGTCCAAAATTCGTTGTAGGCTTAGTAACAGAGAAAGAAAAACATCCAAATGCTGATAAATTGAATATTTGTCAAGTAGATGTAGGTGAAGAAACGCTACAAATTGTTTGTGGTGCAGCTAATGTAGAAGCGGGACAAAAAGTTGTAGTTGCGAAAGTAGGGGCTGTGATGCCTTCTGGAATGGTTATTCGAGATGCAGAATTACGCGGTGTCGCTTCGTCAGGTATGATTTGTTCAGCAAAAGAGTTAGGGTTAAAGGATGCACCTGAAGCAAAAGGTATTCTCGTTCTTGGCGAACAACACGTAGCTGGGGAACCTTTCGAGGGGTAA
- a CDS encoding DUF1444 domain-containing protein — MEAKDVVEELKKRLPAEKFDWQFDRKADKLRIVHHTLHKGMEISLPEIVSKFMQKKELAIDEVVYTIQETFRAMEQEQAQGFVGEKNIYPVIRSTSFPLESAAGKPFLTKDHTAETRIFYALDLGTTYRLIDMDMLTELGMSAQEIQEMAMFKVKSLPTSYKKDIVSDNIFYFINNNDGYDASRLLNQPFMKEMEQQIEGHMVVSVPHQDVLIIGDIRNDTGYDVIAQIAMQFFTTGAVPVTSLSFIYEDGKLEPIFIMAKNRLARREKKK; from the coding sequence ATGGAAGCAAAAGACGTTGTGGAAGAATTAAAAAAACGATTACCTGCCGAGAAATTTGATTGGCAATTTGACCGTAAAGCGGATAAGTTAAGAATAGTCCACCACACACTTCATAAAGGAATGGAAATTTCTCTGCCTGAAATTGTATCGAAATTCATGCAGAAGAAAGAATTGGCTATTGATGAAGTAGTGTATACTATTCAGGAGACATTCCGTGCAATGGAGCAAGAGCAAGCACAAGGATTTGTCGGTGAAAAAAACATTTATCCAGTCATTCGATCCACATCTTTTCCGTTAGAGAGTGCGGCGGGAAAACCGTTTTTAACGAAAGATCATACAGCGGAGACGCGGATCTTTTATGCCCTTGATCTTGGAACGACCTATCGCCTGATTGATATGGATATGCTTACAGAGCTTGGGATGAGTGCACAAGAGATACAGGAAATGGCGATGTTTAAAGTAAAGTCTTTACCGACATCTTATAAAAAAGATATAGTATCCGATAATATATTTTACTTTATCAATAATAACGATGGCTATGATGCAAGTCGATTGCTGAACCAGCCGTTTATGAAAGAAATGGAGCAGCAAATAGAAGGTCATATGGTTGTTTCTGTTCCGCATCAGGATGTATTGATCATTGGAGATATTCGGAATGATACAGGATATGACGTAATTGCTCAGATTGCTATGCAATTTTTCACGACAGGTGCAGTTCCCGTGACGTCATTGTCGTTTATTTATGAAGATGGTAAGCTAGAACCTATATTTATTATGGCAAAAAACCGACTGGCTAGAAGGGAAAAGAAAAAATGA
- a CDS encoding DUF84 family protein encodes MEFVLGSENQAKLRAVAHTIERYVVDSTVSSATVPSGVSAQPMSDEETRQGAINRAIAASSLRDTYGVGLEGGVRMIENTMYLCNWGALVTPNAKIFTAAGAQIPLPETLAMDICNGRELGDAVDQYFNKQNIRMSEGAIGMLTAQMIPRDELFEHIMKLLIGQFLYQVSPCS; translated from the coding sequence ATGGAATTTGTATTAGGTTCAGAAAATCAAGCGAAACTGCGTGCGGTTGCTCATACAATTGAACGCTATGTAGTTGATAGTACAGTTTCTTCGGCAACGGTTCCTTCAGGCGTTAGTGCGCAGCCGATGAGCGATGAAGAAACGCGACAGGGTGCGATCAATCGGGCAATAGCAGCGAGCAGTCTAAGGGATACATATGGTGTCGGACTCGAAGGTGGAGTGCGAATGATAGAGAACACTATGTACTTATGTAATTGGGGAGCGTTAGTGACGCCTAATGCGAAAATTTTCACAGCGGCGGGCGCACAGATTCCTTTACCTGAAACGTTAGCGATGGACATTTGTAATGGTAGAGAATTAGGCGACGCAGTGGATCAATATTTCAATAAGCAAAATATACGGATGTCTGAAGGAGCTATCGGAATGCTGACTGCTCAAATGATTCCCCGGGATGAATTATTCGAACATATTATGAAGCTGTTAATCGGGCAATTTCTCTACCAGGTATCACCCTGTAGCTGA
- a CDS encoding M42 family metallopeptidase — MEKETLELFRTLTELPGASGNEYRVRAFMREQLAQNSDEIIQDGLGGVFGIRHGEKDQPKIMVAGHMDEVGFMVTGITDNGMLRFQPLGGWWNQVLLAQRVQIITETNIVLGVIGSIPPHLLSDAERAKPMDIKNMLIDVGADDKADAESFGIVPGQQILPICPFTPMANPKKIMAKAWDNRYGCGLAIELLKELKNEKLPNTLYSGATVMEEVGLRGAQTAARMLDPDLFFALDASPANDASGNKKEFGQLGQGTLLRIMDRSMVTHRGMREFILDMAETHNIPYQYFVSQGGTDAGQVHVANEGVPSAVIGICSRYIHTAASIIHTDDYAAAKEMIVHLVKACDKTTVETIKQNC, encoded by the coding sequence ATGGAAAAAGAAACATTGGAATTATTTCGCACGTTGACTGAACTGCCAGGTGCATCGGGCAATGAATATCGTGTCAGGGCTTTTATGCGGGAGCAATTAGCGCAAAACTCAGATGAAATCATACAAGATGGCTTAGGTGGAGTATTTGGCATACGCCACGGTGAAAAGGATCAGCCGAAGATTATGGTAGCGGGCCACATGGACGAAGTTGGTTTTATGGTAACTGGCATTACAGATAATGGAATGTTGCGATTTCAACCGTTAGGAGGTTGGTGGAACCAAGTATTGCTTGCACAACGTGTGCAGATTATTACAGAGACTAACATTGTATTAGGTGTTATTGGTTCTATACCGCCACACTTGCTCAGTGATGCAGAACGCGCAAAACCAATGGACATTAAAAACATGCTGATTGACGTAGGTGCGGATGATAAAGCGGATGCTGAAAGTTTTGGAATTGTTCCGGGCCAGCAAATCCTTCCAATCTGTCCATTTACTCCAATGGCAAACCCGAAGAAAATTATGGCGAAAGCTTGGGATAATCGGTACGGGTGCGGTTTAGCAATTGAATTATTGAAAGAGCTAAAAAATGAAAAGTTACCAAACACGCTTTATTCTGGTGCAACAGTTATGGAAGAAGTAGGCTTGCGGGGTGCACAAACTGCAGCGAGAATGCTTGATCCAGACCTTTTCTTTGCGCTAGATGCAAGTCCAGCGAACGATGCAAGTGGGAACAAAAAAGAATTTGGTCAGTTAGGTCAAGGAACATTGCTTCGCATTATGGATCGTTCCATGGTGACACACCGTGGTATGCGAGAGTTTATCTTAGATATGGCTGAAACGCATAATATACCTTATCAATATTTTGTCTCTCAAGGAGGCACAGATGCGGGTCAAGTGCATGTAGCGAATGAAGGTGTTCCAAGTGCGGTCATCGGTATTTGTTCCCGCTATATTCATACAGCAGCTTCTATCATTCACACGGACGATTATGCAGCAGCGAAAGAGATGATTGTACATTTAGTAAAAGCTTGTGATAAAACAACGGTGGAGACGATTAAACAAAATTGCTAA
- a CDS encoding MBL fold metallo-hydrolase: protein MDQLTFHEMKLTWLDGGVNYLDGGTMFGVVPKALWSRRYEPDENNLIELRTDPILIQYAGKNLLIDSGIGKGKLDEKKKRNLGVRAETRVEESLEKLGLTTNDIDIVLMSHLHNDHAAGLTQWEGDQLVSVFPNATIYTSKVEWDEMREPNIRSRNTYWKENWEPIQEQVKTFEDELEIMPGVKMIHTGGHSDGHCVITLDQEGETLIHMADIMPTHAHTNPLWVLAYDDYPMDSIFAKERIMKEALPNHYGFIFYHDAFYRMVKFSEDGKTIVDSLERTR from the coding sequence ATGGATCAATTAACATTTCACGAAATGAAATTAACATGGCTTGATGGGGGAGTAAACTATTTAGATGGAGGTACAATGTTTGGTGTTGTACCGAAAGCTTTGTGGTCAAGAAGATATGAGCCGGATGAAAATAACTTGATTGAATTGCGAACAGATCCGATTCTTATACAATATGCAGGCAAGAACTTACTTATTGATTCAGGGATAGGTAAAGGTAAGTTAGATGAAAAGAAAAAACGTAATTTAGGAGTCCGTGCAGAAACGCGAGTAGAGGAAAGTTTAGAAAAACTTGGTCTTACAACAAATGATATAGACATCGTTTTAATGTCTCATCTACATAATGATCATGCAGCTGGTTTAACTCAGTGGGAAGGTGATCAGCTCGTAAGTGTATTCCCGAATGCAACTATTTATACATCAAAAGTAGAGTGGGATGAGATGCGCGAGCCGAATATTCGCTCACGTAATACGTACTGGAAAGAAAACTGGGAGCCTATTCAAGAGCAAGTGAAAACATTCGAAGATGAGCTTGAGATTATGCCGGGTGTGAAAATGATTCATACGGGCGGACATAGTGACGGACATTGCGTCATCACATTAGATCAAGAAGGTGAGACGTTAATCCATATGGCGGATATTATGCCGACGCATGCTCACACTAACCCACTATGGGTACTTGCTTATGATGACTACCCGATGGACTCTATTTTTGCAAAAGAACGTATTATGAAAGAAGCCCTGCCAAACCATTATGGCTTTATTTTCTATCATGACGCATTTTATCGCATGGTGAAGTTCAGTGAAGACGGTAAAACTATAGTAGACAGTCTAGAGCGTACTCGGTAA
- the trmB gene encoding tRNA (guanosine(46)-N7)-methyltransferase TrmB, translating into MRLRNKPWAKDFMAEHPDVLIMEPESKKGRWAEEFGNDAPIHIEVGTGKGQFVIGMALANPTVNYIGIEHFDNVIVSALEKAIENEKPANLRLLRFNGEELESVFDKAEIDRVYLNFSDPWPKVRHEKRRLTHERFLKKYRDVLKSGGEIHFKTDNRSLFEYSLVSLTNYGMKLQSVSLDLHANMPEDNILTEYEEKFSSKGQPIYRLEASFQNN; encoded by the coding sequence ATGCGTTTACGAAATAAACCATGGGCAAAGGATTTTATGGCAGAACATCCAGATGTATTGATCATGGAACCTGAAAGTAAAAAAGGTCGCTGGGCGGAAGAGTTTGGAAATGATGCACCGATCCATATTGAAGTGGGCACTGGTAAAGGTCAATTTGTTATCGGAATGGCACTTGCCAATCCAACTGTGAACTACATTGGTATCGAACACTTCGATAATGTGATAGTTTCCGCTTTGGAAAAAGCAATCGAAAATGAAAAGCCGGCTAATCTCCGACTGTTGCGTTTTAACGGAGAGGAATTGGAGTCTGTTTTTGACAAAGCAGAAATTGACCGAGTATATTTGAACTTTTCCGATCCTTGGCCAAAAGTCCGCCATGAAAAACGTAGATTGACTCACGAAAGATTTTTAAAGAAATATAGAGACGTGTTAAAATCGGGTGGAGAGATCCATTTTAAAACAGATAATCGTTCACTTTTTGAATATTCTTTAGTCTCACTTACAAACTATGGCATGAAATTACAGTCAGTTTCTTTAGACTTGCATGCTAATATGCCTGAGGACAATATTTTAACCGAATATGAAGAAAAGTTTTCTAGCAAAGGACAACCTATTTACCGATTGGAAGCGAGTTTCCAAAATAACTAA
- a CDS encoding nuclease-related domain-containing protein encodes MAQLVKLVDYISRYENDLTRYPTQFIRLKRYQWKRVKNQWEHGFDLYAEQTAMMPENVKEPNKWFSMFFNKWRKPKLQEESATDDGEVEEELGFEASLTGSHANIEQLKKAYTDQLFQFQLKWASSTLYDRSRIDAKFFSDTLLKQLTLRLPDSFLLFYYPIVKVNKAPVELDIILLSPTTCYCITVLEDERMAAYIGSSDRFWLKKFGEEEVKVLNPTIALSRMEKVVHSFFRAKKVDMPIKKLIISRNGYIDYPGTPYEITTIDKKNYLDWLAKLSSNPSPMKHTQFKAAQAILDHTQTTAMSRLFDTEEPISE; translated from the coding sequence ATGGCTCAGCTAGTTAAGCTAGTTGATTATATTTCAAGGTATGAGAACGATTTAACACGATATCCTACACAATTCATCCGTTTAAAACGATATCAATGGAAACGTGTGAAAAACCAATGGGAGCACGGTTTTGATTTGTACGCTGAACAAACAGCGATGATGCCCGAGAATGTAAAAGAACCAAATAAATGGTTTTCTATGTTTTTTAATAAATGGCGTAAACCCAAACTACAAGAAGAGTCAGCAACAGATGATGGAGAAGTGGAAGAAGAATTAGGCTTTGAAGCATCGCTCACTGGAAGTCATGCAAATATAGAGCAATTAAAAAAAGCATATACCGATCAATTATTTCAGTTTCAATTAAAGTGGGCGAGTTCCACATTGTATGATCGATCACGGATCGATGCTAAATTCTTTTCGGATACACTATTAAAGCAATTGACGCTGCGATTACCAGATAGCTTTTTACTGTTTTATTACCCAATCGTTAAAGTGAATAAAGCGCCGGTAGAATTGGATATCATACTTCTTTCGCCCACTACATGCTATTGCATAACTGTACTTGAAGATGAGCGAATGGCAGCGTACATTGGAAGTAGTGATCGGTTTTGGCTTAAAAAGTTTGGTGAAGAAGAAGTGAAAGTCCTTAATCCTACGATTGCGCTGAGTCGAATGGAAAAAGTAGTCCACTCCTTTTTTAGAGCTAAAAAAGTAGATATGCCAATAAAAAAGTTAATTATTTCACGAAATGGCTATATAGATTATCCAGGCACGCCTTATGAGATTACTACTATTGATAAAAAGAATTATCTTGATTGGCTGGCAAAACTGAGTAGCAATCCGAGCCCGATGAAACATACACAATTCAAAGCGGCGCAAGCTATTTTAGATCATACACAAACAACAGCAATGAGTCGGTTGTTTGATACAGAAGAACCTATTAGTGAATAA
- the dat gene encoding D-amino-acid transaminase has translation MIYFKNGEYLDEQQMNVSVNDRGYVFGDGVYEVIKVYDGALYTVEEHLERLLESAEKIRIPLSYTIEQLKDLSKQLVEANQLTIGHVYLQVTRGVAPRAHQFPGSDVEPVVIGYAVNNPRPIEQFEMGAAMKSVDDMRWLRCDIKSLNLLGNVLAKQEAFESDCQEALFVRDGVVREGSSSNAFGIKEGVLYTHPANNFILNGITRRVVLQLARDLDIPVVEQAFTLEEALVMDEFFFTSTNSEITPVITLDGKQIGNGVPGLLTRKLQSAFSRQLPMPIAVGHAEERVSNGSAS, from the coding sequence ATGATCTATTTTAAAAATGGAGAATACCTAGATGAACAGCAAATGAATGTATCGGTGAATGATCGTGGTTATGTTTTTGGAGATGGTGTCTATGAAGTGATTAAAGTATACGATGGCGCGCTTTATACCGTGGAGGAACATTTAGAAAGATTACTCGAAAGTGCTGAGAAAATCCGCATTCCATTATCTTATACAATAGAACAGCTCAAAGACCTATCAAAGCAATTAGTCGAAGCAAATCAATTAACTATTGGTCATGTATATTTGCAAGTAACTCGTGGTGTTGCGCCTCGTGCACATCAGTTTCCTGGAAGTGATGTAGAGCCAGTCGTCATTGGTTATGCAGTCAATAATCCTAGACCTATTGAGCAGTTCGAAATGGGTGCAGCAATGAAATCTGTGGATGATATGCGCTGGCTTCGCTGTGACATTAAAAGTTTGAATTTATTAGGAAATGTTCTAGCGAAGCAAGAAGCATTTGAATCAGATTGCCAAGAAGCTTTATTTGTACGTGACGGAGTCGTTCGTGAAGGTTCTTCTTCCAATGCATTTGGTATCAAAGAAGGTGTATTATATACGCACCCAGCGAACAATTTTATATTAAATGGTATTACGCGTCGTGTCGTTCTGCAGTTAGCAAGAGACTTGGATATACCGGTAGTAGAACAAGCATTTACTTTAGAGGAAGCGTTAGTAATGGATGAATTTTTCTTCACGTCAACAAATTCTGAAATTACACCTGTCATCACACTTGATGGAAAGCAAATAGGAAATGGTGTCCCGGGACTTCTTACTAGGAAGTTACAAAGTGCATTTAGCCGTCAGCTTCCAATGCCAATAGCTGTCGGTCATGCTGAGGAAAGAGTTTCAAATGGCTCAGCTAGTTAA
- a CDS encoding DeoR family transcriptional regulator, with protein MNPATDRMLIRIKDVYLFIRDNGKVTTEDIAEEFNISPRTAQRDLNVLEYNELIKNSVRGEWTTTSKKVKLSS; from the coding sequence ATGAACCCAGCTACCGATCGCATGTTAATTCGTATCAAAGATGTCTATCTGTTCATTCGGGATAACGGTAAGGTAACAACAGAGGATATTGCGGAGGAATTTAATATTTCTCCAAGAACTGCTCAACGTGACCTGAACGTTCTGGAGTACAATGAATTGATCAAGAACTCAGTCCGCGGCGAATGGACGACGACTTCCAAGAAAGTGAAATTATCTTCCTGA